From a region of the Phaseolus vulgaris cultivar G19833 chromosome 6, P. vulgaris v2.0, whole genome shotgun sequence genome:
- the LOC137832250 gene encoding E3 ubiquitin-protein ligase RHF1A-like isoform X2, which produces MENFISSSSSLSPIPSISAPSSSAPFDDSFEDSCSICLEPFTFHEPSTVTSCKHEYHLHCILEWSQRSQECPICWQSLALKDPASQELLAAVEDEKRMRSRNTTTFRAPLEQLNDAYDDDSFSDDSDSDDQIMRRLVAAANRARLVQRQERNRSPGAGPSDVLDINSSIHVSGVQTVATSPSWGSLSASGVTSTFNSQPPVLNTTPESASQPNTSEMFSFPESFKSKFSAASTRYKESISKGTRGLKEKLLAHNVSVKELSKGVQREMNAGIAGVARMIERLDLSKRSSSPIIPVHSEGTSDFPKEGKKYVGENGIEGSPSKESEGAVHDVSSDVPPFTTNTQSFRMEIPPYVQGGHDKL; this is translated from the exons ATGGAAAACTTcatctcttcatcttcttctctgTCACCCATTCCATCCATTTCAGCTCCATCTTCTTCTGCACCTTTCGACGACTCTTTCGAAGACTCCTGCAGTATATGCCTGGAGCCCTTCACCTTTCACGAACCATCCACT GTTACCAGTTGCAAGCATGAATATCATCTGCATTGCATTCTTGAATG gTCACAAAGAAGCCAAGAATGCCCAATTTGTTGGCAATCTCTTGCTTTGAAAGACCCTGCCAG CCAAGAGCTTCTAGCTGCAGTTGAAGATGAAAAACGCATGAGATCAAGAAACACGACTACATTTCGTGCTCCCCTTGAACAGCTTAATGATGCCTAC GATGATGATTCATTCTCAGATGACTCTGATTCTGATGACCAGATTATGAGGCGCTTAGTTGCTGCTGCAAATAGAGCTCGTCTTGTTCAGAGACAGGAAAGGAATAGATCACCTGGTGCTGGTCCATCAGATGTTCTTGATATTAACTCTTCCATACATGTATCTGGGGTGCAAACAGTTGCAACTTCACCATCCTGGGGTAGTTTGTCTGCCTCTGGTGTAACCTCTACATTTAATAGTCAACCTCCGGTTTTAAACACTACACCCGAGAGTGCAAGTCAACCAAACACTTCTGAGATGTTTTCCTTCCCAGAATCCTTCAAATCCAAATTTTCTGCTGCTTCAACCAG ATATAAGGAATCAATTTCAAAAGGTACACGGGGCCTCAAAGAGAAGCTACTTGCCCATAATGTCTCAGTAAAAGAGCTGAGTAAAGGTGTTCAGCGAGAGATGAATGCAGGCATTGCTGGAGTTGCACGGATGATTGAACGCCTTGATCTTTCAAAACGGTCCAGTTCTCCTATCATTCCAGTCCATAGTGAAGGAACTTCAGACTTCCCAAAAGAAGGGAAGAAGTATGTTGGAGAGAATGGCATTGAGGGTTCTCCTAGTAAAGAGAGTGAAGGTGCAGTTCATGATGTTAGTTCGGATGTTCCCCCATTTACTACTAACACGCAATCTTTTCGAATGGAAATTCCTCCATATGTTCAG GGTGGACATGATAAGCTATGA
- the LOC137832252 gene encoding peroxiredoxin-2F, mitochondrial-like isoform X3: MESGLLPLSQRLKLELTYSLLHLMFLFKELEHGTKLLLLMSLSTMLQDKKVVIFGIPGAFTGVCSEEHVPTYMDNADKFKAKGIDFVICVGINDPYTMNEWAEKLQGKDTIEFYGDFDGSFHKSLKLVTDLSNVLLGSRSERWSAYVVDGIIKALNVEEDPSVVTVSAAQTILEQI; encoded by the exons ATGGAATCAGGTCTTCTTCCTCTTTCGCAAAGGTTGAAGTTGGAACTGACATACTCTCTATTGCACCTAATGTTTCTCTTCAAAGAGCTAGAACATGGGACGAAG TTGCTGTTACTAATGTCTCTCTCCACCATGCTTCAGGACAAGAAAGTCGTCATATTTGGAATCCCG GGTGCATTCACAGGAGTTTGTTCAGAAGAACATGTTCCAACTTACATGGATAATGCAGACAAGTTTAAGGCTAAGGGGATCGATTTTGTTATCTGTGTCGGAATTAATGATCCATATACTATGAATGAGTGGGCAGAGAAGCTTCAAGGCAAAGATACT ATTGAGTTTTATGGGGACTTTGATGGGAGCTTTCACAAAAGCTTGAAATTAGTTACTGATCTCTCTAATGTGTTGCTTGGATCTCGTTCAGAAAG ATGGTCAGCATATGTAGTAGATGGAATAATTAAGGCTCTAAATGTTGAAGAAGATCCGTCTGTTGTCACAGTTTCTGCTGCACAGACCATTTTGGAACAGATCTGA
- the LOC137832251 gene encoding peroxiredoxin-2F, mitochondrial: MASAVVNRGGCRIMKSVSAVLGTRFYAKVATGTDIVSAAPNVSLQKARTWDEGLASKFSTTPLKDIFEDKKVVIFGLPGAYTGVCSNKHVPPYKENIDKFKAKGIDSVICVAINDPYTMNAWAEKLQAKEAIEFYGDFDGSFHKSLELVTDLSGALLGTRSERWSAYVVDGKVKALNVEEAPSDVKVSGADTILGQI; this comes from the exons ATGGCTTCCGCTGTGGTGAATCGAGGTGGTTGTCGGATCATGAAATCAGTGTCTGCAGTTCTTGGTACGAGGTTTTACGCCAAGGTTGCAACTGGGACTGACATAGTCTCTGCCGCACCCAATGTTTCTCTCCAGAAAGCTCGTACCTGGGACGAGGGTCTTGCTTCCAAGTTCTCCACCACTCCTCTTAAAGACATCTTCGAG GACAAGAAAGTTGTCATCTTTGGGCTCCCA GGTGCATACACAGGAGTTTGTTCAAACAAACATGTTCCTCCTTACAAAGAGAATATTGACAAGTTTAAGGCTAAAGGGATAGATTCTGTTATTTGTGTGGCTATTAATGACCCGTATACTATGAATGCGTGGGCTGAGAAGCTTCAAGCCAAAGAGGCT ATTGAGTTTTATGGGGACTTTGACGGGAGCTTTCACAAGAGCTTGGAATTAGTTACTGATCTCTCGGGTGCATTACTTGGAACTCGATCTGAAAG ATGGTCAGCATAtgtggtagatggaaaggtcaAGGCTCTTAATGTTGAAGAAGCTCCATCTGATGTTAAGGTTTCTGGTGCAGACACCATTTTGGGACAGATTTAA
- the LOC137832252 gene encoding peroxiredoxin-2F, mitochondrial-like isoform X1: protein MTPTLVKRVMKSLCAAHGIRSSSSFAKVEVGTDILSIAPNVSLQRARTWDEGVASNFLTTPLTDIFKDKKVVIFGIPGAFTGVCSEEHVPTYMDNADKFKAKGIDFVICVGINDPYTMNEWAEKLQGKDTIEFYGDFDGSFHKSLKLVTDLSNVLLGSRSERWSAYVVDGIIKALNVEEDPSVVTVSAAQTILEQI, encoded by the exons ATGACACCCACTTTGGTGAAGCGAGTCATGAAATCATTGTGTGCAGCTCATGGAATCAGGTCTTCTTCCTCTTTCGCAAAGGTTGAAGTTGGAACTGACATACTCTCTATTGCACCTAATGTTTCTCTTCAAAGAGCTAGAACATGGGACGAAGGTGTCGCTTCTAACTTCTTAACCACTCCTCTCACGGATATCTTCAAG GACAAGAAAGTCGTCATATTTGGAATCCCG GGTGCATTCACAGGAGTTTGTTCAGAAGAACATGTTCCAACTTACATGGATAATGCAGACAAGTTTAAGGCTAAGGGGATCGATTTTGTTATCTGTGTCGGAATTAATGATCCATATACTATGAATGAGTGGGCAGAGAAGCTTCAAGGCAAAGATACT ATTGAGTTTTATGGGGACTTTGATGGGAGCTTTCACAAAAGCTTGAAATTAGTTACTGATCTCTCTAATGTGTTGCTTGGATCTCGTTCAGAAAG ATGGTCAGCATATGTAGTAGATGGAATAATTAAGGCTCTAAATGTTGAAGAAGATCCGTCTGTTGTCACAGTTTCTGCTGCACAGACCATTTTGGAACAGATCTGA
- the LOC137832252 gene encoding peroxiredoxin-2F, mitochondrial-like isoform X2: MTPTLVKRVMKSLCAAHGIRSSSSFAKVEVGTDILSIAPNVSLQRARTWDEVAVTNVSLHHASGQESRHIWNPGVCSEEHVPTYMDNADKFKAKGIDFVICVGINDPYTMNEWAEKLQGKDTIEFYGDFDGSFHKSLKLVTDLSNVLLGSRSERWSAYVVDGIIKALNVEEDPSVVTVSAAQTILEQI; the protein is encoded by the exons ATGACACCCACTTTGGTGAAGCGAGTCATGAAATCATTGTGTGCAGCTCATGGAATCAGGTCTTCTTCCTCTTTCGCAAAGGTTGAAGTTGGAACTGACATACTCTCTATTGCACCTAATGTTTCTCTTCAAAGAGCTAGAACATGGGACGAAG TTGCTGTTACTAATGTCTCTCTCCACCATGCTTCAGGACAAGAAAGTCGTCATATTTGGAATCCCG GAGTTTGTTCAGAAGAACATGTTCCAACTTACATGGATAATGCAGACAAGTTTAAGGCTAAGGGGATCGATTTTGTTATCTGTGTCGGAATTAATGATCCATATACTATGAATGAGTGGGCAGAGAAGCTTCAAGGCAAAGATACT ATTGAGTTTTATGGGGACTTTGATGGGAGCTTTCACAAAAGCTTGAAATTAGTTACTGATCTCTCTAATGTGTTGCTTGGATCTCGTTCAGAAAG ATGGTCAGCATATGTAGTAGATGGAATAATTAAGGCTCTAAATGTTGAAGAAGATCCGTCTGTTGTCACAGTTTCTGCTGCACAGACCATTTTGGAACAGATCTGA
- the LOC137832250 gene encoding E3 ubiquitin-protein ligase RHF1A-like isoform X3, producing the protein MENFISSSSSLSPIPSISAPSSSAPFDDSFEDSCSICLEPFTFHEPSTVTSCKHEYHLHCILEWSQRSQECPICWQSLALKDPASQELLAAVEDEKRMRSRNTTTFRAPLEQLNDAYIMRRLVAAANRARLVQRQERNRSPGAGPSDVLDINSSIHVSGVQTVATSPSWGSLSASGVTSTFNSQPPVLNTTPESASQPNTSEMFSFPESFKSKFSAASTRYKESISKGTRGLKEKLLAHNVSVKELSKGVQREMNAGIAGVARMIERLDLSKRSSSPIIPVHSEGTSDFPKEGKKYVGENGIEGSPSKESEGAVHDVSSDVPPFTTNTQSFRMEIPPYVQGGHDKL; encoded by the exons ATGGAAAACTTcatctcttcatcttcttctctgTCACCCATTCCATCCATTTCAGCTCCATCTTCTTCTGCACCTTTCGACGACTCTTTCGAAGACTCCTGCAGTATATGCCTGGAGCCCTTCACCTTTCACGAACCATCCACT GTTACCAGTTGCAAGCATGAATATCATCTGCATTGCATTCTTGAATG gTCACAAAGAAGCCAAGAATGCCCAATTTGTTGGCAATCTCTTGCTTTGAAAGACCCTGCCAG CCAAGAGCTTCTAGCTGCAGTTGAAGATGAAAAACGCATGAGATCAAGAAACACGACTACATTTCGTGCTCCCCTTGAACAGCTTAATGATGCCTAC ATTATGAGGCGCTTAGTTGCTGCTGCAAATAGAGCTCGTCTTGTTCAGAGACAGGAAAGGAATAGATCACCTGGTGCTGGTCCATCAGATGTTCTTGATATTAACTCTTCCATACATGTATCTGGGGTGCAAACAGTTGCAACTTCACCATCCTGGGGTAGTTTGTCTGCCTCTGGTGTAACCTCTACATTTAATAGTCAACCTCCGGTTTTAAACACTACACCCGAGAGTGCAAGTCAACCAAACACTTCTGAGATGTTTTCCTTCCCAGAATCCTTCAAATCCAAATTTTCTGCTGCTTCAACCAG ATATAAGGAATCAATTTCAAAAGGTACACGGGGCCTCAAAGAGAAGCTACTTGCCCATAATGTCTCAGTAAAAGAGCTGAGTAAAGGTGTTCAGCGAGAGATGAATGCAGGCATTGCTGGAGTTGCACGGATGATTGAACGCCTTGATCTTTCAAAACGGTCCAGTTCTCCTATCATTCCAGTCCATAGTGAAGGAACTTCAGACTTCCCAAAAGAAGGGAAGAAGTATGTTGGAGAGAATGGCATTGAGGGTTCTCCTAGTAAAGAGAGTGAAGGTGCAGTTCATGATGTTAGTTCGGATGTTCCCCCATTTACTACTAACACGCAATCTTTTCGAATGGAAATTCCTCCATATGTTCAG GGTGGACATGATAAGCTATGA
- the LOC137832250 gene encoding E3 ubiquitin-protein ligase RHF1A-like isoform X1 — MENFISSSSSLSPIPSISAPSSSAPFDDSFEDSCSICLEPFTFHEPSTVTSCKHEYHLHCILEWSQRSQECPICWQSLALKDPASQELLAAVEDEKRMRSRNTTTFRAPLEQLNDAYRIILLQDDDSFSDDSDSDDQIMRRLVAAANRARLVQRQERNRSPGAGPSDVLDINSSIHVSGVQTVATSPSWGSLSASGVTSTFNSQPPVLNTTPESASQPNTSEMFSFPESFKSKFSAASTRYKESISKGTRGLKEKLLAHNVSVKELSKGVQREMNAGIAGVARMIERLDLSKRSSSPIIPVHSEGTSDFPKEGKKYVGENGIEGSPSKESEGAVHDVSSDVPPFTTNTQSFRMEIPPYVQGGHDKL, encoded by the exons ATGGAAAACTTcatctcttcatcttcttctctgTCACCCATTCCATCCATTTCAGCTCCATCTTCTTCTGCACCTTTCGACGACTCTTTCGAAGACTCCTGCAGTATATGCCTGGAGCCCTTCACCTTTCACGAACCATCCACT GTTACCAGTTGCAAGCATGAATATCATCTGCATTGCATTCTTGAATG gTCACAAAGAAGCCAAGAATGCCCAATTTGTTGGCAATCTCTTGCTTTGAAAGACCCTGCCAG CCAAGAGCTTCTAGCTGCAGTTGAAGATGAAAAACGCATGAGATCAAGAAACACGACTACATTTCGTGCTCCCCTTGAACAGCTTAATGATGCCTAC CGAATTATTCTGTTGCAGGATGATGATTCATTCTCAGATGACTCTGATTCTGATGACCAGATTATGAGGCGCTTAGTTGCTGCTGCAAATAGAGCTCGTCTTGTTCAGAGACAGGAAAGGAATAGATCACCTGGTGCTGGTCCATCAGATGTTCTTGATATTAACTCTTCCATACATGTATCTGGGGTGCAAACAGTTGCAACTTCACCATCCTGGGGTAGTTTGTCTGCCTCTGGTGTAACCTCTACATTTAATAGTCAACCTCCGGTTTTAAACACTACACCCGAGAGTGCAAGTCAACCAAACACTTCTGAGATGTTTTCCTTCCCAGAATCCTTCAAATCCAAATTTTCTGCTGCTTCAACCAG ATATAAGGAATCAATTTCAAAAGGTACACGGGGCCTCAAAGAGAAGCTACTTGCCCATAATGTCTCAGTAAAAGAGCTGAGTAAAGGTGTTCAGCGAGAGATGAATGCAGGCATTGCTGGAGTTGCACGGATGATTGAACGCCTTGATCTTTCAAAACGGTCCAGTTCTCCTATCATTCCAGTCCATAGTGAAGGAACTTCAGACTTCCCAAAAGAAGGGAAGAAGTATGTTGGAGAGAATGGCATTGAGGGTTCTCCTAGTAAAGAGAGTGAAGGTGCAGTTCATGATGTTAGTTCGGATGTTCCCCCATTTACTACTAACACGCAATCTTTTCGAATGGAAATTCCTCCATATGTTCAG GGTGGACATGATAAGCTATGA
- the LOC137832255 gene encoding protein trichome birefringence-like 11, which translates to MNAVAILLFDQPNIYSFSLLALHSFAIFLKRTYQASFREGANEHSLHAILLSLRSCHVSLSFLITLHKFNRYYRNTSHPNSRISEFGFPLSILNLRSSKRTPQQYVEAMPVLETLRRVKRLRLFEPSVSVAGFSLVSAFVICSFFFLDYKELGGRFGFSGQSERVTWSHQKRGSVEERVHRVEFLGEKGGGCDLFEGKWVWDESYPLYESKDCSFVDPGFRCSENGRPDLFYTKWRWQPKACNLPRLNATMMLEKLRNKRLVFAGDSIGRNQWESLLCMLSAAVPNKDSIYEVNGSPITKHKGFLAFRFKDYNCTVEYYRTPFLVLQSRPPPRTAGKIRTVLKLDQMDGYSLKWRDADVLVLNTGHWWSYEKTIKGGCYFQEGMEVKLEMKVEEAYKRSIETVLNWIQNSVNARKTQIFIRTYAPVHFRGDWRKGGSCHLETLPGLGSSLVPNDNWSQFKIANSVLLAHTNTSEVLKFKILNVTQMTALRKDGHSSIYYLGPNAGPTPLHRQDCSHWCLPGVPDTWNELLYALFLKHETSHRQN; encoded by the exons ATGAATGCAGTAGCTATCTTGCTTTTTGATCAACcaaatatatattctttttctcttttggcTTTGCATTCATTCGCCATATTTCTGAAACGGACCTATCAAGCAAGTTTTAGAGAAGGGGCCAATGAACATTCTTTGCATGCCATCCTTCTGAGTTTACGAAGTTGTCATGTTTCTCTGTCTTTTCTCATCACTCTTCACAAGTTCAACCGTTATTACAGGAACACCAGCCATCCAAATTCTAGAATTTCGGAATTTGGATTTCCTCTGTCTATACTCAATTTGAGGTCTTCTAAGAGGACCCCACAGCAATACGTGGAAGCCATGCCGGTGTTGGAAACTTTAAGGAGGGTGAAACGTTTAAGGTTGTTTGAACCGTCGGTTAGCGTTGCTGGGTTTTCTCTAGTATCTGCCTTTGTTATATGCAGCTTCTTCTTCTTGGATTATAAGGAACTCGGTGGAAGGTTCGGGTTCTCGGGTCAATCTGAGAGGGTTACTTGGTCGCACCAGAAAAGAGGTTCAGTAGAGGAACGTGTGCATAGAGTTGAGTTTCTTGGAGAAAAGGGTGGTGGGTGTGATTTGTTTGAGGGTAAATGGGTTTGGGATGAAAGTTACCCTTTGTATGAGTCAAAAGATTGTAGCTTCGTTGATCCGGGATTTCGGTGTTCGGAGAACGGAAGACCTGATTTGTTTTACACAAAGTGGAGGTGGCAACCCAAAGCCTGCAACTTGCCCAG ATTGAATGCAACAATGATGTTAGAAAAACTGCGAAACAAGCGCTTGGTGTTTGCTGGGGACTCAATTGGGAGAAACCAATGGGAATCACTATTATGCATGCTCTCTGCTGCAGTACCTAACAAGGATTCAATATATGAAGTGAATGGTAGCCCAATTACAAAGCACAAGGGGTTCTTGGCGTTCAGATTCAAGGATTATAACTGTACAGTGGAATACTACAGAACTCCATTTCTTGTACTGCAAAGCCGACCTCCTCCAAGAACTGCTGGAAAGATTAGGACAGTACTGAAGTTGGATCAGATGGATGGGTACTCTTTGAAATGGAGAGATGCAGATGTCTTGGTTCTTAACACAGGGCACTGGTGGAGTTATGAGAAAACCATAAAAGG GGGCTGTTATTTCCAAGAAGGTATGGAAGTGAAGttggaaatgaaggtagaagaAGCATATAAGAGGTCCATTGAAACAGTATTGAACTGGATACAAAATTCTGTAAATGCTAGAAAGACTCAAATTTTCATTCGTACTTATGCCCCTGTGCATTTCAG AGGTGATTGGAGAAAAGGTGGAAGTTGTCATTTGGAAACACTGCCAGGGCTTGGGTCCTCATTGGTGCCTAATGATAACTGGTCACAATTCAAAATAGCCAATTCTGTGCTATTAGCACATACAAACACCAGTGAAGTTTTGAAGTTCAAGATATTGAATGTAACTCAGATGACAGCTCTGAGAAAAGATGGGCATTCATCCATATATTATCTGGGCCCTAATGCAGGCCCCACACCTCTCCATCGCCAAGATTGCAGCCACTGGTGTCTCCCTGGAGTACCAGATACTTGGAATGAGCTACTTTACGCATTGTTCCTTAAACATGAAACTTCTCATAGACAAAACTAG
- the LOC137832256 gene encoding 3-dehydrosphinganine reductase TSC10A — translation MADAFFFLFFLLPLLLLAVLYFLVKPRPVKIPIKNRHVFITGGSSGIGLALAHRAAAEGARVSILARSLGKLEEARNAIRLATGIEVAVFAADVRDFEAVKRAVDEAGPIDVLLLNHGVFVALELEKMELSEVKFTMDVNLMGTLNLIKAALPAMKNRKDPLPASIALVSSQAGQVGIYGYVAYSASKFGLRGLAEALQQEVIADNIHVSLIFPPDTDTPGLAEENRRKPEITKIIASSSGSMKAEEVAQKALDGIKSGSFIVSCNLEGIALSLATAGLSPQRSFLMAFVEVVAAGILRIVALGMHWSWYGSIEKYHSQRKGSTRSS, via the exons ATGGCGGACgcattcttttttcttttctttcttcttcctctcctTCTTCTGGCCGTGCTCTACTTCCTGGTTAAACCGCGACCGGTGAAGATCCCTATCAAGAATCGGCACGTGTTTATCACGGGCGGATCGAGCGGCATCGGGCTGGCGCTGGCACACCGCGCGGCGGCGGAGGGCGCGCGCGTGTCGATCTTGGCGCGGTCGCTGGGGAAGCTGGAGGAGGCGCGGAATGCGATCCGGCTGGCGACAGGGATCGAGGTGGCGGTGTTCGCGGCGGACGTGCGAGACTTCGAGGCAGTGAAGCGCGCGGTGGACGAGGCCGGGCCAATCGACGTGCTGCTGCTGAACCACGGCGTGTTCGTAGCGCTGGAGCTGGAGAAGATGGAATTGAGTGAGGTGAAGTTCACCATGGACGTCAATCTCATGGGAACTTTGAACCTCATCAAGGCCGCGCTGCCCGCAATGAAGAACCGGAAGGACCCGCTGCCCGCTTCCATTGCCCTTGTTTCCTCACAGGCTGGTCAG GTGGGCATTTATGGTTACGTAGCTTACTCAGCGAGTAAATTTGGCCTCCGTGGTTTAGCAGAAGCATTGCAACAAGAGGTTATAGCTGATAATATTCATGTTTCTCTGATTTTTCCTCCGGATACAGATACTCCAGGATTAGCAGAAG AAAACAGGAGAAAACCGGAGATCACCAAAATCATTGCATCCTCATCTGGTTCTATGAAAGCTGAAGAAGTTGCTCAGAAAGCTTTGGATGGTATAAAAAGTGGCAGCTTTATTGTTTCTTGCAATTTGGAGGGAATTGCGCTATCCCTAGCAACTGCAGGTTTATCCCCTCAGAGGTCTTTCTTAATGGCCTTTGTTGAGGTGGTTGCTGCTGGAATCCTACGGATTGTTGCACTAGGTATGCATTGGAGTTGGTATGGAAGTATAGAGAAATATCACAGCCAAAGGAAGG GTTCAACCCGGAGTAGCTGA
- the LOC137832254 gene encoding uncharacterized protein encodes MEVAVELEDDLFFADLSKEIALLIMDEDEDPLDSSPPHSLQAFSGAIYPPPQFTFLYEHALRRESKGTGVFIPQATQPRRKQRKGRASSYAKHQKQSQDTRMVSQVPNKNSFKSRNG; translated from the exons ATGGAGGTTGCAGTTGAACTTGAAGATGACCTATTCTTTGCAGATTTGAGCAAGGAAATTGCTCTCCTAATCATGGATGAAGATGAAGACCCTCTTGATTCTTCTCCTCCTCACTCTCTTCAG GCTTTCTCTGGGGCAATTTATCCTCCTCCACAGTTTACTTTTCTGTATGAGCATGCTTTGAGGAGAGAAAGCAAAGGGACAGGTGTGTTTATCCCCCAGGCAACACAGCCAAGAAGGAAACAGAGGAAAGGAAGAGCTAGTTCATATGCAAAACATCAAAAGCAGTCTCAAGATACCAGAATGGTTTCTCAAGTTCCTAACAAGAATTCTTTCAAATCCAGAAATGGCTAG